A stretch of Imperialibacter roseus DNA encodes these proteins:
- a CDS encoding GlmU family protein: MNIILFDDPILRLQLLPFTYTRPLADIRIGILKVNEKWQKLTGHKVSFLTENYLSAKFPSHFASDNFYIIGALCPTESLVEAIINLGENEGLMVGDYLAAFHSSDQIPYSELASLTPKKKVVFEGEAHLIDRPWRIFQWNGVQIRSDFDLITTGRISEDITDPFTRVYNPENVFIEPGASIKSAIINAENGPVYIGKNAQVMEGAMIRGPFAMGEQSIIGMGAAIRENTTVGPYCKVAGEVSNAVFFGNSNKGHDGYLGNAVLGEWCNLGADTNASNLKNNYANVKVWSFADEAFVDSGLQFCGLLMGDHSKCGINTMFNTGTVVGVSANIFGGGFPKSFVPSFAWGGSEGFTTYRIEQALDTASRVLERRKMPLDETERAILLEVFERSAKFRSWEEE; this comes from the coding sequence ATGAATATTATTCTCTTCGACGATCCTATTCTGCGCCTCCAGCTTTTACCCTTCACCTATACCCGCCCTTTGGCAGACATACGGATAGGTATATTAAAGGTGAATGAGAAGTGGCAGAAGCTTACCGGACACAAAGTGTCGTTTCTCACGGAGAATTATCTGTCTGCGAAATTTCCTTCCCACTTTGCATCTGACAATTTCTATATAATCGGTGCCTTGTGCCCCACCGAATCGCTTGTAGAAGCTATTATTAACCTTGGTGAAAACGAAGGGCTGATGGTTGGCGATTACCTCGCTGCTTTTCATTCGTCTGATCAAATACCATACAGTGAGCTTGCCAGCTTAACGCCGAAGAAAAAAGTGGTTTTTGAAGGCGAGGCTCATTTGATTGACCGTCCGTGGCGGATTTTTCAGTGGAATGGTGTGCAAATTCGCAGCGACTTCGACTTAATCACTACGGGCCGGATTTCTGAGGACATTACCGACCCATTTACCCGGGTTTACAATCCTGAAAATGTTTTCATCGAGCCGGGAGCTTCTATTAAAAGTGCGATCATCAACGCTGAAAATGGCCCCGTTTATATAGGAAAGAATGCCCAGGTAATGGAAGGAGCCATGATAAGAGGGCCCTTTGCCATGGGTGAGCAGTCGATTATTGGCATGGGAGCAGCTATCCGTGAAAACACCACCGTAGGGCCCTACTGCAAAGTAGCAGGCGAAGTTTCCAATGCGGTGTTTTTTGGCAACAGTAACAAAGGCCACGACGGCTACCTGGGCAACGCTGTTTTGGGCGAGTGGTGCAACCTCGGGGCTGATACCAATGCCTCCAACCTCAAAAATAATTATGCCAATGTGAAAGTCTGGAGCTTCGCAGATGAGGCCTTCGTTGATTCCGGGTTGCAATTTTGCGGCTTGCTAATGGGCGACCACTCCAAATGTGGCATTAACACCATGTTCAACACAGGGACGGTAGTTGGGGTAAGTGCCAATATTTTTGGCGGCGGCTTCCCCAAGTCTTTCGTTCCCTCGTTTGCCTGGGGTGGCTCGGAAGGCTTCACCACCTACCGAATTGAGCAGGCGCTTGATACC
- a CDS encoding type B 50S ribosomal protein L31 yields the protein MRKDIHPEYREVVFQDTSSDYSFITRSTMNSEETIKWEDGKTYPVVKVEVSSASHPFYTGKKLFVDTAGRVEKFNKRYVNKK from the coding sequence ATGAGAAAAGACATACATCCAGAATACAGAGAAGTGGTATTTCAGGACACTTCAAGCGACTATTCTTTCATTACTCGCTCGACAATGAACTCTGAGGAGACCATTAAGTGGGAAGATGGTAAAACATACCCGGTAGTGAAAGTGGAAGTGAGCTCAGCTTCACACCCTTTTTACACAGGTAAGAAACTGTTTGTGGATACTGCTGGCCGTGTTGAGAAATTCAACAAGCGCTATGTAAATAAGAAATAA
- a CDS encoding aminodeoxychorismate synthase component I, which translates to MSLSTFIELVNKKGKDRVPFFFVVDFELHNPQVWDIASLIDENILFNFEGFSNHPKKEATPVHAEKVYPAFETYQRAFDQVFQHLQVGNSFLVNLTAKTELITSASLSDIYHASSAKYKILYKDEWVVFSPETFVRISGNIIETCPMKGTIDADLPGAATRLLNDPKELAEHVTVVDLLRNDLSRVSHDVRVEKFRYTEEIRTNGKHLLQTSSKIAGRLPSGYESNLGEIITELLPAGSICGAPKPMTCQIIKEAEGEKRGYYTGVAGYFDGVSLNSCVLIRYIEKIGDQLFYRSGGGITAQSQVQQEYQELIDKVYVPTIGVYQNS; encoded by the coding sequence TTGAGTCTATCCACATTCATAGAATTGGTCAACAAGAAGGGGAAAGATAGGGTTCCATTCTTTTTTGTGGTCGACTTTGAGCTACACAACCCACAGGTTTGGGACATTGCCTCACTCATTGACGAAAATATCCTGTTCAACTTCGAAGGGTTTTCCAATCACCCGAAAAAAGAAGCTACCCCTGTTCACGCCGAAAAAGTATATCCGGCGTTTGAAACATATCAAAGGGCATTTGATCAGGTTTTCCAGCATTTACAAGTCGGCAACTCATTTTTAGTGAATCTTACTGCCAAAACTGAGCTCATTACATCGGCTAGCCTTTCCGACATCTATCACGCCTCATCTGCCAAATACAAAATCCTCTACAAAGACGAGTGGGTGGTTTTTTCTCCAGAAACTTTCGTGAGAATTTCAGGAAACATCATCGAAACCTGCCCCATGAAGGGCACCATAGACGCCGATTTGCCTGGGGCGGCAACCAGACTGCTCAACGACCCAAAGGAGCTTGCCGAACATGTGACAGTAGTGGATTTACTGAGAAACGACTTGAGCAGGGTGAGCCACGACGTGCGGGTGGAAAAATTCAGGTATACGGAAGAAATTCGCACCAATGGCAAGCACCTGCTTCAAACCAGTTCAAAAATTGCCGGCAGATTGCCAAGTGGATATGAATCAAATCTGGGAGAAATTATAACGGAACTGTTACCTGCCGGCTCTATTTGCGGTGCTCCGAAGCCAATGACTTGCCAGATCATAAAGGAAGCTGAGGGTGAAAAAAGAGGCTACTATACTGGTGTCGCAGGATACTTTGATGGGGTCAGCTTGAACAGCTGCGTACTGATCCGGTACATAGAAAAGATCGGTGATCAGCTTTTTTACCGAAGCGGTGGAGGCATCACAGCGCAAAGCCAGGTGCAGCAAGAATATCAGGAACTAATCGACAAGGTGTATGTGCCTACTATTGGAGTCTATCAAAATAGCTAA
- a CDS encoding aminotransferase class IV, producing MCLLLESIKIANGQPQNLPWHQRRLDASRLEVFGMQLPPINLQEILNTSQLDKATIYKARVIYGEELDKVEIAPYSVRPIQSITVVEANRLDYRHKYADRSAINTLFSQRGATDDILIAQNGLLTDCSYANVCFWDGDKWYTPDEPLLAGTKRASLLEKGLVSERKIELSDIKFFESVTLINAMLDPGTIVLPASRLIY from the coding sequence ATGTGCCTACTATTGGAGTCTATCAAAATAGCTAACGGGCAACCCCAAAACCTGCCATGGCACCAGCGGCGGCTCGATGCAAGTCGGCTGGAAGTTTTTGGTATGCAGCTGCCACCAATCAACCTTCAGGAAATACTCAACACCTCCCAACTTGACAAAGCCACTATTTATAAGGCGAGGGTAATTTATGGTGAAGAGCTTGACAAAGTCGAAATAGCGCCCTACTCTGTCAGACCAATCCAATCGATAACGGTAGTGGAAGCAAACCGCCTCGACTACCGTCATAAGTATGCCGACCGGTCAGCTATCAATACGCTTTTTAGCCAAAGAGGCGCTACAGATGACATACTGATCGCTCAAAATGGCTTACTTACCGACTGTAGCTACGCCAATGTTTGCTTTTGGGATGGAGACAAATGGTACACTCCTGATGAGCCCTTACTAGCCGGTACCAAACGAGCATCTCTACTTGAAAAAGGTCTGGTCTCCGAACGAAAAATCGAGCTCAGCGACATTAAATTCTTTGAATCCGTCACACTCATCAACGCCATGCTGGATCCGGGCACAATTGTGCTACCAGCGAGTCGGCTCATTTATTAA
- a CDS encoding ABC transporter ATP-binding protein, with translation MKTYFRLLSFARPFGKFIPTYILVTILQVVFSLVNFAVLIPLLEILFDQIEPEKLENLKRLPEFTISVDYFKSLFYYHFSGFIDTAGKTGALKFVCAVIVVSVFLANLFRYLSAVMLAKIRALVIKNLRSLVYERILSFPVSFFTERRKGDITSRVTNDVQEVEHSVVSTLKVLFKEPAMIIGYFAVLFSMSVELTLYTMLLLPISGGLIAGIARRLKKRAHQSQQALGNINNILDESIGGIRIIKAFTATRFVFQKFIKEVQYYARKNVSIARRYEMAGPISEFLGVSVVAGILLVGGNLILQDNSTLTPSEFLAFLIIFSQILPPAKAMSSSFSNIQRGLAAGERIFEVIDTQSAITDARSSTVLPSFSTSIEFKNVSFAYEKELVLKNINLSIPKGKTVALVGPSGGGKSTLSDLIPRFYDPNEGEVCIDGKPLTSYTMDSIRKQMGIVTQESILFNDTVLNNIAFGVADADEEKVIAAAKIANAHEFIAEMPEGYYTEIGDRGVKLSGGQRQRLSIARAIFKNPPILILDEATSALDSESEKLVQEALTNLMKNRTSVVIAHRLSTIQNADLIVVLQNGQIAEQGTHNELIARAGLYSRLIEMQSF, from the coding sequence ATGAAAACCTATTTCAGACTTCTTTCTTTTGCCCGCCCTTTCGGGAAGTTTATTCCCACTTATATACTGGTCACCATTCTCCAGGTCGTATTCAGTCTGGTGAACTTTGCTGTGCTCATCCCACTGCTCGAAATACTTTTTGATCAGATAGAGCCGGAGAAGCTGGAGAACCTTAAACGCCTACCCGAGTTCACGATCAGCGTCGACTATTTCAAATCCCTTTTCTATTATCATTTTTCTGGTTTTATCGACACCGCTGGAAAAACCGGCGCCTTGAAATTTGTTTGCGCAGTCATTGTAGTTTCCGTGTTTCTCGCCAATTTATTCAGATATCTGTCTGCGGTAATGCTGGCAAAAATAAGGGCGCTGGTCATCAAAAACCTCCGTAGCCTGGTGTATGAACGCATTCTCTCTTTTCCAGTCAGCTTTTTTACAGAGCGCAGAAAGGGAGACATCACCAGCCGTGTTACCAATGATGTGCAAGAAGTTGAACACTCGGTGGTGAGCACTTTGAAGGTGCTTTTCAAAGAGCCAGCCATGATCATAGGCTATTTCGCTGTGCTATTCAGCATGTCTGTGGAACTCACCTTATACACCATGCTGCTGCTACCCATCTCCGGTGGCCTCATCGCCGGCATTGCCAGACGACTCAAAAAGCGGGCACATCAAAGCCAGCAAGCACTTGGAAATATCAACAACATCCTTGATGAGAGCATCGGCGGCATTCGGATTATCAAGGCGTTCACCGCTACCAGGTTTGTGTTCCAAAAGTTCATAAAAGAGGTTCAATACTACGCCAGAAAGAATGTGTCTATTGCCAGAAGGTATGAAATGGCAGGGCCGATCTCGGAATTTCTCGGCGTTTCAGTCGTCGCCGGAATCCTTCTCGTTGGTGGCAACCTCATCCTGCAGGACAACTCCACCCTTACCCCCTCAGAGTTTCTTGCATTCCTTATCATATTTTCCCAAATATTACCCCCGGCAAAGGCTATGTCGTCTTCTTTCAGTAATATCCAAAGGGGGCTGGCTGCCGGTGAAAGAATTTTCGAGGTTATCGATACGCAGTCGGCCATTACTGACGCCCGGAGTTCCACAGTACTTCCATCTTTCAGCACGTCAATCGAATTTAAAAACGTTTCGTTTGCCTACGAAAAAGAGCTGGTACTGAAAAACATCAACCTAAGTATCCCAAAAGGAAAAACAGTAGCACTTGTCGGCCCATCCGGAGGCGGAAAATCCACTCTTTCCGACCTTATACCGAGGTTTTACGACCCCAACGAAGGGGAAGTGTGCATCGATGGGAAGCCTCTCACCTCCTACACCATGGACTCCATCCGCAAGCAGATGGGCATTGTAACCCAGGAGTCCATTCTCTTTAACGACACGGTGTTGAATAATATCGCCTTTGGCGTAGCCGATGCTGATGAGGAAAAAGTAATAGCTGCGGCCAAAATCGCCAATGCGCATGAGTTTATCGCTGAAATGCCCGAAGGGTATTATACAGAAATAGGAGACAGAGGCGTGAAACTCAGCGGTGGTCAGCGGCAAAGACTGAGCATTGCACGGGCTATTTTCAAAAATCCACCAATCCTGATTCTCGACGAGGCTACTTCGGCACTTGATTCGGAGTCGGAGAAGCTGGTGCAGGAGGCCCTTACCAACCTGATGAAAAACCGCACGTCGGTAGTGATTGCCCACAGACTGAGCACGATACAAAATGCTGACCTTATCGTGGTATTGCAGAATGGACAAATCGCCGAGCAGGGAACCCACAATGAGTTGATTGCCAGAGCTGGTCTCTATTCGAGGCTGATCGAAATGCAGTCGTTCTAG
- a CDS encoding ABC transporter substrate-binding protein — translation MNQKLRLLGYSLLFLTGCTSEIDYPSQLRIQINSFPESFSPIKTNEFDGIIFQFLSERDSTDKIVSNLAELSEKIAINDTISLFGFTLKSSAKWVNGVPVSKEDVLFTLKLNKCRLRSGISSGSFHLDAIKAFYRDSSNARFFQLETYGNPEYSRSVAGDFLVMPEHIFDPQKVLRAYSLDEISTFNEENAPDDVRKYFDAFNGIAPFDSVYFKGSGPYQIESYYPDQSISLTLSETDKEKLPSQFQLADRINYVMITDPTAARFALQNNEVDVITQIPATEFVQLEAFNKTSNTLNLFRLAGFKFVFFGFNTRQPKFSSKDVRIALSHIIDVQGIIDAVRLGYAEPTVGPVHPVLSDLYNADISTYAYNPDQSRALLEKSGWNFDGNNWKNDAGETLDFELTYNGTNPDYQKIALIVQSEAKKIGVQVNLAPEESGTLLKRLRSHQFEAVLYSFVGSPRAYDYSPLFHTASAAPGKMNFSGFGTDESDQEIEKAILSTSREEMAIHLKKLQQILHEERPIVFLYFEQSLIATSKKFPRLNISYYRPGYDPVGFYQTR, via the coding sequence ATGAATCAGAAACTAAGGTTATTAGGTTACTCTCTACTCTTTCTAACTGGATGTACTTCGGAGATTGATTATCCTTCGCAATTAAGGATCCAAATCAATAGCTTCCCAGAAAGCTTTTCGCCCATCAAAACAAACGAGTTCGATGGGATTATATTTCAATTTTTAAGCGAAAGAGATTCGACGGATAAGATAGTCTCAAATTTAGCGGAACTTTCTGAAAAAATAGCTATAAATGACACAATTAGTTTATTTGGCTTTACACTAAAGAGCTCAGCCAAATGGGTGAATGGCGTTCCTGTGTCAAAAGAAGACGTGCTTTTTACCTTAAAACTCAATAAATGCAGGCTCAGAAGCGGCATTTCTTCAGGAAGCTTTCATTTAGATGCCATCAAAGCTTTTTACCGAGACTCTTCCAACGCCCGGTTTTTTCAGCTCGAAACGTATGGCAACCCGGAATATAGCAGGTCAGTAGCCGGAGATTTCCTTGTTATGCCCGAACACATTTTTGACCCCCAAAAAGTGCTGAGAGCTTATAGTTTGGACGAGATAAGCACCTTCAATGAAGAAAACGCACCAGATGATGTAAGAAAATACTTCGACGCTTTCAATGGCATTGCCCCATTCGATTCTGTGTATTTTAAAGGTTCTGGCCCTTACCAAATCGAGAGCTACTATCCTGACCAAAGCATTAGCCTTACGCTGAGCGAAACAGACAAAGAAAAGCTGCCCTCGCAGTTTCAGTTGGCTGACAGGATCAACTATGTGATGATAACTGATCCCACGGCCGCCAGATTTGCGCTGCAAAACAATGAAGTAGACGTTATTACCCAGATTCCTGCCACCGAGTTTGTTCAGCTGGAAGCTTTTAACAAAACCTCAAACACTCTAAATCTCTTCAGGCTAGCCGGGTTCAAGTTTGTGTTTTTTGGCTTTAATACCCGTCAGCCAAAATTTAGCAGCAAGGACGTGAGAATTGCTCTTTCCCATATTATCGACGTTCAGGGCATCATCGACGCAGTCCGCCTTGGTTATGCTGAGCCTACTGTCGGGCCGGTACATCCGGTTTTATCGGATCTGTACAACGCCGACATAAGCACCTACGCCTATAACCCAGACCAAAGCAGGGCCCTACTTGAAAAATCAGGATGGAACTTCGACGGAAATAACTGGAAGAATGACGCTGGAGAAACACTTGACTTCGAACTCACTTACAACGGCACAAATCCAGATTATCAAAAAATAGCGCTGATTGTGCAAAGCGAGGCAAAGAAAATAGGCGTGCAGGTAAACCTGGCGCCGGAGGAGTCAGGCACTCTTTTAAAAAGGCTGCGATCGCACCAGTTCGAAGCTGTGCTCTATTCATTTGTTGGCTCGCCACGGGCCTATGATTACTCGCCGCTGTTCCACACTGCGTCGGCTGCTCCGGGTAAAATGAATTTTTCTGGCTTCGGAACGGATGAAAGCGACCAGGAAATTGAAAAGGCCATCTTATCCACCTCCAGAGAAGAGATGGCCATTCATTTGAAAAAATTGCAACAAATTCTGCACGAAGAGCGACCTATAGTCTTTCTTTATTTTGAACAAAGCCTCATAGCAACGTCGAAGAAATTTCCTCGTTTAAACATTAGCTACTATCGTCCTGGGTACGATCCGGTTGGGTTCTACCAGACACGTTAG
- the lpcA gene encoding D-sedoheptulose 7-phosphate isomerase, translated as MKELIENELKEAHQLLERFLSDPATAQSIEKAVDLMVTSILEGKKIISCGNGGSMSDAMHFAEELSGRYRGDRPSIPAVSISDPTHITCVGNDYGFDYIFSRYIEGLGQPGDVLLGISTSGNSKNIIEAVAKAKEKGLRIILLTGKDGGKLANAGDVEIRVPHFGFADRIQEIHIKVIHIFILLIEKKLGY; from the coding sequence ATGAAAGAATTGATCGAGAATGAGCTTAAAGAAGCTCATCAACTTCTTGAAAGGTTTCTCTCAGACCCTGCTACTGCTCAAAGCATCGAAAAGGCCGTTGACCTGATGGTAACGAGCATTTTGGAAGGAAAAAAAATAATTTCTTGCGGGAACGGTGGCTCAATGTCGGATGCCATGCATTTTGCTGAAGAACTAAGCGGGAGGTACAGAGGAGACAGGCCCTCAATTCCAGCGGTTTCAATTTCCGACCCTACCCATATTACCTGCGTGGGCAATGATTACGGCTTTGACTACATCTTTTCAAGATATATTGAGGGGCTTGGACAGCCGGGCGATGTGCTGCTGGGTATCTCAACTAGCGGCAATTCCAAAAACATCATCGAAGCGGTTGCCAAGGCAAAAGAAAAGGGATTGCGCATTATTTTGCTCACCGGAAAGGATGGTGGTAAACTAGCCAACGCAGGCGATGTGGAAATAAGAGTGCCGCATTTTGGCTTTGCTGACAGGATTCAGGAAATCCACATCAAAGTCATTCATATTTTTATTCTTCTCATTGAAAAGAAATTGGGGTACTGA
- a CDS encoding YifB family Mg chelatase-like AAA ATPase codes for MLAKTFGSAVYGVDASIITVEVNVSAGTKFLMVGLPDNAVKESEQRVESAIKYFGYSMPRIKTVVNLAPADIKKEGSAYDLPIALGILKASGQLTTEALEQYIIMGELSLDGLLRPIKGVLPIAIEARKKGFKGFILPKENASEAAIVDKLDIIGVETINEAIEFVEGRLEIEPLKKDTRSIFEDTYDGYEADFAQVQGQENIKRALEIAAAGGHNVIMIGPPGAGKTMLAKRLPSILPPLNLHEALETTKIHSVAGKLGAHASLVATRPFRSPHHTISDVALVGGGGIPQPGEISLANNGVLFLDELPEFKRTVLEVMRQPLEERRVTISRAKVSIDFPANFMLVASMNPCPCGYYNHPEKECVCPPGTVQRYLNRVSGPLLDRIDLHVEVTPVSFDEMTADRQAETSTQIRERVISARLLQTERFKDHPTIFSNAMMPPPMVKDICQINEAGKKLLKTAMERLGLSARAYDRILKVSRTIADLAGTEEIRIEHLAEAIQYRSLDREGWAG; via the coding sequence ATGCTGGCAAAAACCTTTGGAAGCGCTGTATATGGAGTAGACGCCTCTATCATTACCGTTGAGGTAAATGTGAGCGCCGGCACCAAGTTTCTTATGGTGGGCCTGCCCGACAATGCCGTTAAAGAGAGTGAGCAGCGAGTAGAATCGGCCATTAAATACTTTGGCTATTCTATGCCAAGGATAAAAACAGTAGTGAACCTGGCTCCAGCCGACATAAAAAAGGAAGGCTCCGCCTACGACCTGCCAATCGCCCTGGGCATTCTAAAGGCATCGGGCCAGCTAACTACAGAAGCGCTTGAGCAGTACATCATCATGGGTGAGCTTTCACTCGACGGCCTGCTGCGACCCATCAAAGGCGTTTTACCGATTGCCATTGAGGCTCGGAAGAAAGGATTTAAAGGTTTCATCCTGCCAAAGGAAAATGCCTCTGAAGCAGCCATCGTCGATAAGCTTGATATTATTGGGGTTGAGACGATCAATGAAGCCATTGAGTTTGTGGAGGGCAGGCTTGAAATTGAACCGCTAAAAAAAGATACAAGAAGCATTTTCGAAGATACCTATGATGGGTATGAGGCAGATTTTGCTCAGGTGCAGGGACAGGAGAATATCAAAAGAGCATTGGAAATTGCCGCTGCTGGCGGCCACAATGTGATCATGATTGGCCCTCCGGGGGCAGGCAAGACCATGCTGGCCAAACGGCTTCCCTCAATCCTGCCACCGCTGAACCTTCACGAGGCCCTCGAAACAACCAAGATTCATTCTGTCGCCGGAAAGCTTGGGGCTCATGCTTCACTTGTAGCTACAAGGCCTTTTCGCTCACCGCACCACACCATTTCTGACGTTGCACTTGTTGGAGGAGGTGGCATTCCCCAGCCGGGTGAAATTTCGTTGGCGAACAATGGTGTACTGTTTCTTGACGAACTACCGGAGTTTAAACGAACCGTGCTGGAAGTAATGCGGCAGCCACTGGAAGAGAGACGGGTAACCATTTCCAGGGCCAAAGTGTCCATCGACTTTCCCGCCAACTTTATGCTGGTGGCCAGCATGAACCCCTGCCCCTGTGGCTATTACAATCACCCTGAGAAGGAATGCGTGTGCCCACCTGGCACAGTACAGCGCTACCTTAACAGAGTCAGCGGCCCATTGCTCGACCGGATTGATCTGCATGTGGAGGTCACGCCTGTCTCCTTTGACGAAATGACCGCAGACCGGCAAGCGGAAACAAGCACGCAAATCAGGGAAAGGGTGATCAGCGCACGGCTGCTCCAAACCGAACGGTTCAAAGATCACCCCACCATTTTCAGCAATGCAATGATGCCACCCCCGATGGTGAAAGACATTTGCCAGATCAACGAAGCAGGGAAAAAGCTACTCAAGACTGCCATGGAGCGGCTGGGCCTTTCGGCCAGGGCCTACGACCGTATTCTTAAAGTGTCGAGAACTATTGCAGACCTGGCTGGCACCGAGGAAATCAGGATCGAACACCTCGCCGAAGCTATTCAGTACAGGAGCTTGGACAGAGAGGGCTGGGCTGGATAA
- the nadC gene encoding carboxylating nicotinate-nucleotide diphosphorylase: MKQEDFFYTQLNALVENALAEDIGEGDHSTLSTVPATKQGKARLLVKDDGIIAGMDVAKFIFHKYDPVLQFIQHIEDGSTVKAGDIAFELMGSARSILTTERLVLNCMQRMSGIATYTNSLSSMISHTKAKLLDTRKTTPNFRLLEKKAVEIGGGKNHRFALYDMIMLKDNHIDMAGGIGPAIHSARSYLKEEGKDLKIEVETRSLAEVNEVLAEGGVDFIMLDNMSTTEMKKAVALIAGKAKVEASGGITEKTIKEIAETGVDFISVGALTHSYKSLDLSLKVVIE, from the coding sequence GTGAAACAGGAGGACTTCTTTTACACGCAACTCAACGCACTTGTGGAAAATGCCCTGGCGGAAGACATCGGTGAGGGTGATCACTCGACCCTTTCCACTGTGCCTGCGACAAAGCAAGGCAAAGCAAGGCTTCTGGTGAAGGACGACGGCATTATAGCCGGAATGGACGTGGCAAAATTTATCTTTCACAAATACGATCCCGTTCTTCAGTTTATCCAGCACATTGAAGATGGCTCAACGGTGAAGGCAGGCGACATAGCCTTTGAGCTAATGGGAAGTGCCCGGTCGATCCTAACCACAGAAAGGTTGGTGCTCAACTGCATGCAAAGAATGAGTGGAATTGCCACCTACACAAATAGTTTAAGTAGCATGATTTCGCATACAAAGGCTAAGCTGCTGGACACCAGAAAAACCACACCGAACTTCCGGTTGCTGGAGAAAAAGGCAGTTGAAATCGGAGGCGGCAAGAACCATCGTTTCGCCCTTTACGATATGATAATGCTCAAGGACAATCATATCGATATGGCCGGGGGCATCGGTCCAGCTATTCATTCCGCCAGGAGCTACTTGAAAGAGGAAGGAAAAGACCTTAAAATTGAAGTTGAAACCAGAAGCCTGGCAGAAGTTAATGAAGTTTTGGCAGAAGGCGGGGTCGATTTTATCATGCTCGACAATATGAGCACCACAGAAATGAAAAAAGCAGTAGCTTTGATCGCCGGAAAAGCCAAAGTGGAAGCTTCCGGAGGAATAACCGAAAAGACAATAAAAGAGATAGCAGAAACCGGGGTTGATTTTATTTCGGTTGGCGCACTCACGCACTCTTATAAAAGCCTGGATTTAAGTTTGAAAGTAGTAATAGAATAA
- a CDS encoding YcxB family protein yields the protein MIVKTKKYQLPKNTYIKIALWSVLKQQWWVSLIYVGLNLPVFFLPSWWWFIGSTIALVLYILFWLIQFAGATQMEQFKILFDKLGYEIDSRQILIKINTKQGMPMKWENISRAQVKKDAFTLFVNKAQIIHLPFKVFNTENEVKFVETILKRKGLVK from the coding sequence ATGATCGTAAAAACCAAGAAGTATCAACTTCCAAAAAATACTTATATAAAAATTGCTCTTTGGAGCGTGTTAAAGCAGCAATGGTGGGTTTCCCTCATCTATGTCGGCCTCAATCTGCCAGTGTTTTTTCTACCCAGCTGGTGGTGGTTCATTGGCTCTACCATTGCACTTGTACTGTATATACTGTTTTGGCTGATTCAGTTTGCTGGCGCCACTCAAATGGAGCAATTCAAAATTCTTTTTGACAAACTGGGCTATGAAATTGACAGCCGACAGATCCTGATCAAAATAAATACCAAGCAGGGGATGCCAATGAAATGGGAAAATATCTCCCGGGCGCAAGTCAAAAAAGACGCCTTTACACTGTTTGTGAACAAAGCGCAAATTATTCATCTACCGTTCAAGGTTTTTAACACCGAGAATGAGGTGAAGTTTGTGGAAACCATTCTGAAAAGAAAAGGCCTTGTCAAATAG
- a CDS encoding regulatory protein RecX yields the protein MAHYCSMQERAVSDILLKLRSAALSDDDKNHIVATLKKEGFLDEARYARAFANDKFKLNQWGRIKIGYALRMKQVDSAIIEEGLEQIDEEDYQQLITTLATRKLKDTRSTSTADRNNKIARFLLQRGFESDLVWKTIQALP from the coding sequence ATGGCACATTATTGCTCCATGCAGGAACGTGCCGTTTCTGATATCCTCTTGAAATTGCGAAGCGCTGCTTTGTCTGATGATGACAAGAACCACATCGTAGCAACGCTGAAAAAAGAAGGTTTTCTGGATGAGGCCAGGTATGCCAGAGCCTTTGCCAACGACAAGTTCAAATTAAATCAGTGGGGCAGGATTAAGATCGGCTATGCGCTGAGGATGAAGCAGGTGGATAGTGCCATCATTGAAGAAGGCCTCGAACAAATAGACGAAGAAGACTACCAACAACTGATTACTACTTTAGCCACCAGAAAGCTCAAAGATACCCGCTCAACCAGCACGGCAGACCGTAACAACAAAATTGCCCGATTTCTTCTACAGCGTGGCTTCGAGTCTGATCTCGTTTGGAAAACTATTCAAGCGTTGCCTTGA